In the genome of Caulobacter flavus, the window GGGCCGTGGCCGTGCTGTTCGCCCGTGAAGGCGCGGACGTGGCCATCGCCTATCTCGACGAGGACCGCGACGCGGCCGAGACCAAGGCGGCCGTCGAGAACGAGGGCCGCCGCGCCATCCTGCTGCCCGGCGACGTGGCCGATCCGAAATACGCGCAGGCCGCCGTGGCGGAGACCGTGCGCAAGCTCGGCCGGCTCGACGTGCTCGTCAACAACGCCGCCTTCCAGGAGCATGTCACGACCTTCGAGGACCTGACGCCCGAGCACTTCGACCGCACGCTGAAGACCAATCTCTACGGCTACTTCCACATGGCCCAGGCGGCCGTGAAGGTCATTGCTCCCGGCGGATCGATCATCAACACCGGCTCGGTGACCGGCCTGCTGGGCAACAAGGACCTGCTGGACTATTCGCTGACCAAGGGCGGCATCCACGCCTTCACCCGGTCGCTGGCGACGCACCTCGTCGACAAGGGCATCCGGGTCAACGCCGTGGCCCCGGGGCCGGTCTGGACGCCGCTGAACCCGGCCGACAAGCTCGGGCCGCAGGTCGCCGAGTTCGGCGGCAAGACGCCGATGAAGCGCCCCGCCCAGCCCGAGGAGATCGCGCCGGCCTACGTGTTCCTGGCCTCGCCCCAGACAGCCAGCTACATCACCGGCGAGGTGCTGCCGATCATCGGCGGGTACAATGGCGGGTGAGACCCCATCCGGCCGTTTGAGGGAGCTGTCGCGGAGCGACTGAGGGGGCTCTCCCCTACTCCGCGTACAGCCGCAGCGCCTGCAGGCACATCTCCAGCCCCGTCAGGTCGTGCAGCGGTTCGGGCGTGACGATGACGAACAGCCGGCGGGCCTCGGCCCACAGCATCACGCTTTCCGGCAGGCCCAGATCCTCGACCACGCAGCCGTTCTCGTCGCGCCAGATCCCGTCCTCGCCGCGCTCGGCGCCGACCAGCACGTCGACCCGGTCGACATATTCGGCCAGGCTTTCGTCCTCGACGTTGAGGTAGGCGAAGACCGGCCTGCCCAGGCCCGCCAGCACCCCGGCCTCGAAGGCGACGCTGGCGTCGCAGGACGGGCCGCGCCAGGGGGTCAGGTTGACGATCGCCGCATCGACCTGACGCAATTGGGCCATGCGCTCCATGTAGAGTTCGCGGGCCTGGATTTCCGAGCTGAAGTCGTCTCCCGGCGCGGCCTGTCCGCCCGAAAACGGCTTGAAGCCCGCGTCCAGGCACAGGGCCTTCCGGCGCAGGTCTTGAGCTTCGGCGTCAGGGAGCCAGGCTTCGGGCCCAGCCAGCCAGAGGGAACGGACAGGTCGCATCCGGCCTTAGAGCGGACGACCGCCCCCGCCTGTCAACTGTTTGATGCCAACCGTCCTGGAGATCGAACCGTCCGCCGATGACCGCCCTGTCCCGCCGCACGGCCCTGGCCCTGGGCGCCTCCGCCCTCGCCGCCCCCCTGACCGTCCCGGCCCTGGCGCGAGCCGCCTCCGCCCAGACCTATCTCGCCTACGAGCGCCGGCTGCGTGAGCAGATGGCCGCCCGCCGGGGCGACTTCGACGCCGATTTCGAGCGCGAGCTGATCGACCAGGGCGACGCCTTCCGCGAGGCCCGCGGCCTTGCGCCCCTGCGCTTCGATCCCGGTCTGGCGCTCGCTGCCCGCGCCCACGCCGCCGACATCGCTCGCAGCCAGATCTACGATCACATGACCCGCGAGGGCTTCGGCCCGGCCGCCCGCGTGGGCCTGCTCGCCCGCGACCTCGTCGGCGCGCCGGCCGAGAACATAGCCATGCGCCGCAACGCCGCCGGCCAGGTGCGCCCCGACCAGATCATGGGCCAGTGGAAGACCAGCCCCGGCCATCGCGCCAACCTGCTGGCTCCGGGCTTCACCCACGTCGCCTACGCCGCCCTGCGCGAGGGTGCGCAAGTGATCGCCGTCGGCGTCTATGCCGAGGTCTCCGCTCGCCTGGCCGCGCCCGCCCCGCTGCGCGCCGCCAGCGTCGACGCCATCGCCGCGGCTCTCTCGCGCGCCAGCCCGCGCATCGACCAATTCTCGCTGTCGGAGCCCGGCGGCGACGTGCTGACCCAGACCTATGTCGAGCGGCCCCAGCCGGTGAACATTCCGCCCGGCGCCTGGCAGCTGCGCCCGCATCTGAGCAGCGGGACGCACAAATACCAGGTGGCCTGGGGTCCAGTGTTCGTGCTCGGCTAGGGTGTGGACTCAACCGAGCGGGATATCGGACCCAAGAAATTCAATCATTTATCACTCGCCATCCCGGAAAGCGCGAAGCGCCTATCCGGGACCCAGGGGCCGGCGCAATGCGGGTGACCCCTGGGTCCCGGCTCTACGGTCCGCTACGCGGCCCTTCGCCGGGATGACGAGCAGAATTGTTCGCGCAGTTGAGCACGGCCCCTAGGCCAAACGAAAAACGGCGGGCTCTTGCGAGCCCGCCGTCATCCGTTCAGCCGTGAGGCCGACGCTTAGTTCTTGGTGACGTCCACCAGCTTGTTCTTGGCGATCCACGGCATCATGCCGCGCAGACGCGCGCCGACTTCCTCGATCTGGTGCTCGGAAGCGCGGCGGCGGGTCGCCTTGAAGGACGGCTGGCCGACGGCGTTCTCGAGCATGAAGTCGCGGACGAACTTGCCCGACTGGATGTCTTCCAGCACGCGCTTCATCTCGGCCTTGGTCTCGGCGGTCACGACGCGCGGGCCGGTGACGTACTCGCCGTACTCGGCGGTGTTCGAGATGGAGTAGTTCATGTTGGCGATGCCGCCTTCGTAGATCAGGTCCACGATCAGCTTCAGCTCGTGCAGGCACTCGAAGTAGGCCATTTCCGGCGCGTAGCCGGCCTCGACCAGCACTTCGAAGCCGGCGCGGATCAGCTCGACCGTGCCGCCGCAGAGAACGGCCTGCTCGCCGAACAGGTCGGTTTCGCATTCCTCGCGGAAGTTGGTCTCGATGATGCCCGAGCGGCCGCCGCCGATGGCCGAGGCGTAGGCCAGGCCAAGGTCGAGGGCGTTGCCGGTGGCGTTGTGGTGCACCGCGATCAGGCAGGGCACGCCGCCGCCCTTCTGGTACTCGCCGCGGACGGTGTGGCCCGGGCCCTTCGGGGCGACCATCAGCACGTCGATGGTGTCCTTCGGCTCGATCAGGCCGAAGTGGACGTTCAGGCCGTGGGCGAACAGCAGGGCCGCGCCGTCACGGATGTTGGGGGCGATGTCGTTCTTGTAGATCGCGGCCTGATGCTCGTCGGGCGCCAGGATCATGATCAGGTCGGCCCAGGCGGCGGCGTCGGCCACCGACATGACCTTCAGGCCTTCGGCCTCGGCCTTCTTCGCCGAGGGCGAGCCCGGGCGCAGGGCGACGGCCACGTTCGGCACGCCGCTGTCACGAAGGTTGAGGGCGTGAGCGTGGCCCTGGCTGCCATAGCCTACGATGGCGATCTTCCGGTCCAGGATGCGGGCGAGGTCGGCGTCGCGGTCGTAGTAGACGCGCATGATTTCTTCTCCAGGACTGGTCAATCTGCCCGCCTCACGCAATCAGGAAGCGGGAAAGGCGGGCGTTTGAGCGTTTTTTTGCCGCCTCGTCAAGGCAGGGCGCGCCATGAGCGACGTTCGGCGACGCTTAAATAGCCCGACTGAGGCGAAAAAGCCCTCCCAAACGCGAAAGAGCCGTCTCGCGGGGGCGCCCTCACCCGCGCGCTTCGGGCGAAAGATGTGCAAAAACAACCTAAGATTTATTAATTGCTCAAATTGACTCCAGGTTGCGACCGTCGCACCTTCAACCCGCCTTGCAACCTGAAGGCGAACATTGGGAGGGCATCGAAATGAGTGAGATCATCGACATCGAGATCGTCGTCGACACGGCCAACCTGCTGGCGAGCATCAACAATCCCAGCCAGAACCCGAGCGCGCCGACCCCGATCGGCCACAACTACGCCTACATGGTCGCGCCGAACGAGTTCGTCCGCAGCGGCCAGGCCTCGGGCGACCTGTCGATCTCGGCCGACGTGGGCGACACCGTGCGCTGGCGCATGGTTTCGCAGTCGGGCAACACCAGCTACTCGGCCAACCTGCAGAACATCGTGATCTTCTCGGGCACGCAGGTGACGTCGACCACCGGCGGCAAGCTGCTGAACGTCGAGACCCCGGTGCCCGGCACCACGCCCGGCAACATCACCCTGCCGCCGACCTTCTCGGCGACGCCGCAATACGACTTCTACCTGACGGCCGACATCGTCCAGGCCGGCACGGGCAACTACAACGTCTCGTTCGCCGTGCTGCAATACCACTCCGGTTCGCTGCAGGTGCTGGGCTACTTCGTCTGGGATCCCACGATCACCGCGTCGTAAGACCCAGCGAGCGAACACGAGAAAGCCGCGCTCCCGCAAGGAAGCGCGGCTTTCGACGTTCAGGCCTTCGGCCGTTACCAGAAGAGGTCGTAGTAGACGCTCAGCACCTCGCCCGACCACACGTCGACCAGGATGGCGTCGCCGCCGACCCGCACCCATTCGCAGCCGATCGGCGGCATGGGCAGGCCGTAGCGGAACCAGTCGAGGTAGTACGAGCTCGAGTACCAGCCGCCCGGCAGATAGTCGCCGAAGCTCCAGCGGTTCACGTACCAGCCGCGCGGATAGCGGTAGGCCGGGGCGCGATAGCGCTGGGGCGCGCGGTAGCTGGGCCGCCAGCGACGTTGATCGTACTGCGGACGGCCGTTGTCGCGGTCGCGCCAGCGCTGGTCGCCGGGACGCGGGCCGGGGCGATCGCGGTCGCGATCCCCGCCCTGCCAGCTGCCGCCGGGACGGCCGCGATCGGGACCACGGTCGCCCCCACGGTCGCCTTGCCAGCCGCCGCTCGGACGGTCGGGACGCTCGCCGCCGGGGCGGTTGGGGCGATCGTTGCGGTCGGGACCGCGATCGCCGCGGTCCTGCCCGCCCTGCCAGCCGCCGCTCGGGCGATCAGGACGATCACCACGATCCGGGCGGTCGCCACGATCGGGACGCTCGCCGCCGGGGCGGTCGCCCCTGCCCTGCCAGCCGCCGCGGTCTCCGCGATCGCCACGATCGGCCTGCGGAGCCTGGGGCGCTTGCGGCGCCGGACGCGCCTCGGGCGCGGGACGCGGTTGCTGGGGCGCGGAGTCGTTCACCCGGCCGCCGCCGCCGCGCCAGCCGCCTTCCTGGCGGTCGCCGCGGTCGGCGCGCGGGCCACGGTCCGGACGGGAACCGCGATCGCCGCGGTCGCCACGCTCGTTCTGCTGCTGCATCGCCAGGACCGTCGCGGCGGAGCCGGCCTGGGCCGCCGCGCCGCCCGTCAGCGACAGGATCATCGCGACGGTGATCAGACGTTTCATCTCATGCTCCAAGGGGCCTTGCGCCGGCCCGTAGCTCATCCCTTGATCACAGTGTCGCGCTTGGCGCATGAACCGCAATTGAACGAAACCCGCAGGAGAAGGCCATGGCCGCCCGACCGCAGGACATCCTGGGCTTCTGGACCGAGGCTGGTCCCAAGAAGTGGTTCGAGAAGAACTGGGCCTTCGACGAGGCCATCCGCCTGAAATACGAACCCACCCATCACGCCGCCGCGCGCGGCGACTACGATTCCTGGATCGAGACGCCCGAGGGCTCGCTGGCCCTGATCATCGTGCTCGACCAGTTCCCCCGCAATCTCTACCGCCGCAGCGGCCACGCCTTCGCCACCGACGGCAAGGCCCGCGCGGTGGCCAGGGCCGCCATCGCCCAGGGTCACGACACCGCCGTGCCGCCCGAGCTGCGCTATTTCTTCTATCTGCCGTTCGAGCACTCCGAATCCCTGGCCGACCAGGAGCTGTGCATCGAGCTGTGCGCAGGCATGCAGGCCGACACCGGCGACGAGGACGCCATCAAGTGGGCGATCATCCACCGCGACATCATCGCCCGTTTCGGCCGTTTTCCGCATCGAAACGACGCTTTGGGCCGTGAAACCACCCCGGCCGAGCAGACTTTCCTCGATGAAGGCGGGTTCGCCGGTTAGGCGAGCTTGGCTTGCGTGCAATCGATACTGTAGTGTCCGGCCCGAATTCGAAGGGGCCTGGAGGGCGCTGTCTATGTCGATGAAGAAACTCATGCTCGCGGCCGGCGCGATCGTCTGCGTCGCGGCTCCGGTCGAGGCGTTCGCCCAGGCCAAGCCGACCAAGGCCCAGCAGCTGCAGACCCAGGCGCAGGCCGAAGTGCCGCGCTGCACGCGCAAGCTGGGCACGCTGTCAATCATCGACGGCGACGATCCCCGCGGCTGGACCCAGTACAACCTGGCCTCGCCGCAGAAGCTGCTGCGCGCCATCGTCCAGAAGTCGGGCTGCTTCAACTTGGTCGACCGGGGCGCTGGCCTCAACGCCGCCCAGATCGAGCGCAACATCGGCGGCAATCTGGGCCTGCAGCGCGGCTCCAACGTCGGCCAGGGCCAGATCAAGGCCGCCGACTACGTGCTGGTGGCCGAAGTGCAGGCCAGCGACAGCAACGCCGGCGGCGGCGCGGTGGCCGGCGCCATCGGCGGCCTGATCGGCGGCCGGGCCGGCGCGCTGGTCGGCGGCATCAAGACCAAGAAGCTGGAAGCCAACACCGTCCTGTCGCTGACCAACGTCCGCACGACCGAGACCGTGGCCGTCCAGGAAGGCTACGCCGTGAAGAACGACATCGGCTGGGGCGCGGGCGGCGGCATCGGCTTCGCCGGCGCTGTCGGCGGCGGCTACGAAGACACCGAGATCGGCCGCATCATCACGCTGGCCTTCATCAACAGCTACTCCAAGATGGTCGGCGAACTGGGCCTGGTCGGCGACAGCGCCGCCTCGGCGCAGGCCGCCCCGACCAAGTCGTTCGTGGCCACGCGCGTCGTCAACATGCGCGCCACCCCGGTGGCCGCCGGCAAGCTGATCCGCGCCCTGCCGGCCGGCTCGATCGTCTATCCCACCGGCAAGAAGCAGGAACTGTGGTGGGAAGTGGCCGACGAGAACGACAACGTCGGCTGGGTGCTGAACACGGGCCTGGAGCCCGGCAAGTAAGCCGCTCCGCCATCTAGACGAGAACGCCCCGCCGGCTCGCCGCGCGGGGCGTTTTTGTGATTGGCCACGGGCTCGATTCGTCGCGATTGTGCGCCCCATGACCACCGCCGTCCTCGACGCCCCGAAAGCCGCCGCCGCCGACCATCCCGAGCGGCAGTATCTCGCCCTGCTGGCCGACATCCTCGAGAACGGCGTGCAGCGCGGCGACCGCACCGGCACGGGCACCCTGGGCGTTTTCGGCCGCCAGATCCGCTTCGACCTTTCGAAGGGCTTCCCGGTCCTGACCACCAAGAAGCTGCACCTGCGCTCGATCATCATCGAGCTGCTGTGGTTCCTGAGGGGCGAGACCAACATCGCCTGGCTCAAGGACAACGGCGTGCGCATCTGGGACGAATGGGCCGACGAGAACGGCGAGCTCGGCCCCGTCTACGGCAAGCAATGGCGCTCGTGGGCGACGCCCGCCAAAGACGGAAATGGCGGCCAGTCGATCGACCAGATCGTCAACCTGGTCGAAGGCCTGAAGACCAACCCCAACAGCCGCCGGCATATCGTGTCGGCCTGGAACCCGGCCGACGTCGAGGACATGGCCCTGCCGCCCTGCCACTGCCTGTTCCAGTTCTTCGTGGCTGATGGAAAGCTGTCCTGCCAGCTCTACCAGCGCAGCGCCGACGTGTTCCTGGGCGTGCCGTTCAACATCGCCAGCTACGCCCTCCTGACCCTGATGGTCGCCAAGGTCGTGGGCCTGCAGCCGGGCGAGTTCGTGCACACCTTCGGCGACGCCCACCTCTACCTGAACCACCTGGACCAGGCCCGCGAGCAGCTGACCCGTGAGCCCTACGCCTTCCCGACGATGAAGATCGCCGACAAGACCGACCTCTTCGCCTTCGAATACGAGGACTTCACGCTGGAAGGCTACGAGGCCCACCCGCACATCAAGGCGGCGGTCTCGGTCTGACCTTCCGCTATCGGCGGCGGGCCGCTAAGACTCGCCGCCATGACCGCCCCCATTCTCACCGTCGGCCCGGTGGCCCGCTCGCTCAACGGCGTCATCGGCCGCGACAACGACCTGCCCTGGCGACTGAAGTCCGACCTTCAGATGTTCAAGGCCGCCACCCTGGGCAAGCCGGTGATCATGGGCCGCAAGACCTGGGACAGCCTGCCCAGGAAGCCCCTGCCCGGCCGGCTGAACATCGTGCTGACCCGCGACCACAAGTTCGAGGCCGAAGGCGCGGTGGTCTGCGACACCTGGTCCGAGGCCGTGCAGATCGGCAAGGAGCAGGCCGCAGAGGACGGCGTCGAGGAGGTCTGCGTGATCGGCGGCGCGGCTCTGTTCGCGCTGGCCCTGCCTCGCGCCAAGCGCATCTACGTCACCGAGGTCCAGGCGCAGGTCGAGGGCGACGTGGCCTTCCCCGCCTTCGACGAGAGCGCCTGGACCGAGGTGCGCCGCGAGGAGCGCCCTGCTGGCGAGGGCGACGACTATCCATTCGTGTTCCGCGTGCTGGAGCGCAAATGAGCGCCCTGCTGGCCGCCTTCGTCCTGGCCCAGGCCGCGTCCGCGACGCCGCCCTCCGCCGACGCGCGCCAGGCCGCTCGCGACAAGGCCGCCGAGATCGTGGTGGTCGCGGTCAAGCACGTGGGCGTTCCGCGCGGCGTGCGCGGCCGCTGCTCCGTGGCCGCCGAGGTGGTCCGCGCCGAGCCGGGCGTGAAGCTGAAGGTCGGCGCCGCCTTGCGTCTTTCGGTGCCCTGCGCCGCCCCCGGCGCCAGCGGCTCCGACGTCGAGCACGGCGTCGACAAGGCCGCCCTTCAGCGTTCCAGCTACGGCCGGGCGTTCTTCGACGAGCGCCTGAAGCTGATCGCCTACGACCTCTTCGACCTGAACTGAGATTGCCATGAGCGCCTGGACCGACCGCCGGCTGATCGACCTTCTCGGCGTCGCGGCGCCGGTGCTCCAGGCGCCGATGGCCGGCGCCACCACCCCCGCCATGGCCATCGGCGCGGCGCGCGGCGGCGGCCTGGGCGCGCTGGCCTGCGCCCAGTACACGCCCGACCAGGCCCGCGCGGCGATCGCCGAGTTCCGGGCCGCCGTCGACGCCCCGCTGAACCTGAACTTCTTCGCCCACGCCGCCCCGGCGCCCGATCCGGCGCGGATGATGGCCTGGCGCGCCCGGCTGGCGCCCTACTATGTCGAGGCGGGCCTGGATCCCGCGCCTGCGCCGCCGATCGGCGGCCGCGCGCCCTTCGACGAGGCCTTCTGCGCCCTGGTCGAGGATCTGCGCCCCGAGGTCGTTAGCTTCCACTTCGGCCTGCCCGATCCGGCCCTGCTCGACCGCGTGCGGGCTTCCGGCGCCAGGATTCTGTCCTCGGCCACCACCGTCGCCGAGGCGGTCTGGCTGGAGGTCAACGGCGCCGACGCCGTCATCGCCATGGGAGCCGAGGCCGGCGGCCATCGGGCCACCTTCCTGCCGGGCTTCGGCGAGGCGATCGACAACCGCCTGGACACCGCCGCCCAGCCCGGCCTTTTCGCCCTGCTGCCGCAGGTGGTCGCGGCCGTCTCGGTTCCGGTGATCGCCGCCGGCGGCGTGGCCGAGGCGCGCGGCGTCGCGGCCGCGCGGGCCTTGGGCGCGGCCGGCGTGCAGGTCGGCACGGCTTATCTGTTCACGCCGGAAGCCAGGATCCCGCCCGCCCATCGCGTCGCCCTCGACGCGGCGCGTGACGACAACACCATGATCACCGACGTCTTCACCGGCCGCCCGGCCCGCGGCGTGGCCAACCGCCTTATGCGCGAGGTCGGGCCGATCGGCGGCCACGTCGTGCCGCCCTTCCCGCTGGCCGGCGGCGCCCTGACGCCGCTGCGCCAGGACGGAACCAACGGCGACTTCACCAACCTCTGGGCCGGCCAGTCGGCGCGCCTGGCGCCGCGCGACCTCGACTCGGAAGACCTGACCCGGATGCTCGCCGGCGCCTGAGACGCTTGCGGCCGGGTTCAAACGAACGTTTACTCGACTTCCAGGCGTCCGCTCAGAGACGCCCATCCAGGGAGCGAGACGACATGGACCTGACCCTCGTCGCCGAAGGCCTGCAGTTTCCCGAAGGCCCGGTCGCCATGGCAGACGGCTCGGTGCTGCTGGTCGAGATCCAGCGCCGGACCCTCACCCGCATCACCCCCGACGGCGCCCGCGAGACGGTCGCCGACCTGGGCGGCGGCCCCAACGGCGCGGCCATCGGCCCGGACGGCGCGGTCTATGTCACCAACAACGGCGGCAGCTTCGAGTTCTTCGACATGGGCGGCCTGAACATCCCCGGCCCCACCCCCGCCAGCCATGAGGGCGGC includes:
- a CDS encoding nucleoside 2-deoxyribosyltransferase encodes the protein MRPVRSLWLAGPEAWLPDAEAQDLRRKALCLDAGFKPFSGGQAAPGDDFSSEIQARELYMERMAQLRQVDAAIVNLTPWRGPSCDASVAFEAGVLAGLGRPVFAYLNVEDESLAEYVDRVDVLVGAERGEDGIWRDENGCVVEDLGLPESVMLWAEARRLFVIVTPEPLHDLTGLEMCLQALRLYAE
- a CDS encoding DUF924 family protein, with the protein product MAARPQDILGFWTEAGPKKWFEKNWAFDEAIRLKYEPTHHAAARGDYDSWIETPEGSLALIIVLDQFPRNLYRRSGHAFATDGKARAVARAAIAQGHDTAVPPELRYFFYLPFEHSESLADQELCIELCAGMQADTGDEDAIKWAIIHRDIIARFGRFPHRNDALGRETTPAEQTFLDEGGFAG
- a CDS encoding CsgG/HfaB family protein; amino-acid sequence: MSMKKLMLAAGAIVCVAAPVEAFAQAKPTKAQQLQTQAQAEVPRCTRKLGTLSIIDGDDPRGWTQYNLASPQKLLRAIVQKSGCFNLVDRGAGLNAAQIERNIGGNLGLQRGSNVGQGQIKAADYVLVAEVQASDSNAGGGAVAGAIGGLIGGRAGALVGGIKTKKLEANTVLSLTNVRTTETVAVQEGYAVKNDIGWGAGGGIGFAGAVGGGYEDTEIGRIITLAFINSYSKMVGELGLVGDSAASAQAAPTKSFVATRVVNMRATPVAAGKLIRALPAGSIVYPTGKKQELWWEVADENDNVGWVLNTGLEPGK
- a CDS encoding NAD(P)H-dependent flavin oxidoreductase, whose translation is MSAWTDRRLIDLLGVAAPVLQAPMAGATTPAMAIGAARGGGLGALACAQYTPDQARAAIAEFRAAVDAPLNLNFFAHAAPAPDPARMMAWRARLAPYYVEAGLDPAPAPPIGGRAPFDEAFCALVEDLRPEVVSFHFGLPDPALLDRVRASGARILSSATTVAEAVWLEVNGADAVIAMGAEAGGHRATFLPGFGEAIDNRLDTAAQPGLFALLPQVVAAVSVPVIAAGGVAEARGVAAARALGAAGVQVGTAYLFTPEARIPPAHRVALDAARDDNTMITDVFTGRPARGVANRLMREVGPIGGHVVPPFPLAGGALTPLRQDGTNGDFTNLWAGQSARLAPRDLDSEDLTRMLAGA
- a CDS encoding SDR family oxidoreductase, whose translation is MTDTDKDFEAAGQRAAKAQRDIQAPLDAKEQRSFDDEGGENKKPQAMQAGARPYPAPPFPEQHQKKPGQEHRLDPAPMYDAPFYKGSGKLEGKVALITGADSGIGRAVAVLFAREGADVAIAYLDEDRDAAETKAAVENEGRRAILLPGDVADPKYAQAAVAETVRKLGRLDVLVNNAAFQEHVTTFEDLTPEHFDRTLKTNLYGYFHMAQAAVKVIAPGGSIINTGSVTGLLGNKDLLDYSLTKGGIHAFTRSLATHLVDKGIRVNAVAPGPVWTPLNPADKLGPQVAEFGGKTPMKRPAQPEEIAPAYVFLASPQTASYITGEVLPIIGGYNGG
- a CDS encoding RcnB family protein yields the protein MKRLITVAMILSLTGGAAAQAGSAATVLAMQQQNERGDRGDRGSRPDRGPRADRGDRQEGGWRGGGGRVNDSAPQQPRPAPEARPAPQAPQAPQADRGDRGDRGGWQGRGDRPGGERPDRGDRPDRGDRPDRPSGGWQGGQDRGDRGPDRNDRPNRPGGERPDRPSGGWQGDRGGDRGPDRGRPGGSWQGGDRDRDRPGPRPGDQRWRDRDNGRPQYDQRRWRPSYRAPQRYRAPAYRYPRGWYVNRWSFGDYLPGGWYSSSYYLDWFRYGLPMPPIGCEWVRVGGDAILVDVWSGEVLSVYYDLFW
- a CDS encoding CAP domain-containing protein codes for the protein MTALSRRTALALGASALAAPLTVPALARAASAQTYLAYERRLREQMAARRGDFDADFERELIDQGDAFREARGLAPLRFDPGLALAARAHAADIARSQIYDHMTREGFGPAARVGLLARDLVGAPAENIAMRRNAAGQVRPDQIMGQWKTSPGHRANLLAPGFTHVAYAALREGAQVIAVGVYAEVSARLAAPAPLRAASVDAIAAALSRASPRIDQFSLSEPGGDVLTQTYVERPQPVNIPPGAWQLRPHLSSGTHKYQVAWGPVFVLG
- the ilvC gene encoding ketol-acid reductoisomerase; the encoded protein is MRVYYDRDADLARILDRKIAIVGYGSQGHAHALNLRDSGVPNVAVALRPGSPSAKKAEAEGLKVMSVADAAAWADLIMILAPDEHQAAIYKNDIAPNIRDGAALLFAHGLNVHFGLIEPKDTIDVLMVAPKGPGHTVRGEYQKGGGVPCLIAVHHNATGNALDLGLAYASAIGGGRSGIIETNFREECETDLFGEQAVLCGGTVELIRAGFEVLVEAGYAPEMAYFECLHELKLIVDLIYEGGIANMNYSISNTAEYGEYVTGPRVVTAETKAEMKRVLEDIQSGKFVRDFMLENAVGQPSFKATRRRASEHQIEEVGARLRGMMPWIAKNKLVDVTKN
- a CDS encoding dihydrofolate reductase, with product MTAPILTVGPVARSLNGVIGRDNDLPWRLKSDLQMFKAATLGKPVIMGRKTWDSLPRKPLPGRLNIVLTRDHKFEAEGAVVCDTWSEAVQIGKEQAAEDGVEEVCVIGGAALFALALPRAKRIYVTEVQAQVEGDVAFPAFDESAWTEVRREERPAGEGDDYPFVFRVLERK
- a CDS encoding thymidylate synthase, which encodes MTTAVLDAPKAAAADHPERQYLALLADILENGVQRGDRTGTGTLGVFGRQIRFDLSKGFPVLTTKKLHLRSIIIELLWFLRGETNIAWLKDNGVRIWDEWADENGELGPVYGKQWRSWATPAKDGNGGQSIDQIVNLVEGLKTNPNSRRHIVSAWNPADVEDMALPPCHCLFQFFVADGKLSCQLYQRSADVFLGVPFNIASYALLTLMVAKVVGLQPGEFVHTFGDAHLYLNHLDQAREQLTREPYAFPTMKIADKTDLFAFEYEDFTLEGYEAHPHIKAAVSV
- a CDS encoding inclusion body family protein; translated protein: MSEIIDIEIVVDTANLLASINNPSQNPSAPTPIGHNYAYMVAPNEFVRSGQASGDLSISADVGDTVRWRMVSQSGNTSYSANLQNIVIFSGTQVTSTTGGKLLNVETPVPGTTPGNITLPPTFSATPQYDFYLTADIVQAGTGNYNVSFAVLQYHSGSLQVLGYFVWDPTITAS